accctaaccaaaacacatcaaacatgcatattcaacatatgttattcataaacacacatttaaccaaaaactcatcataaacctacacatgcatttctaccccaagaaacttcataaaacttgcttaaaacatgaaatgaactatggatctactcttacctcttgaagaacgagaggaaagacgatccctagcttggagatggggagaaaccaactctttagtctccaagcttcaaaacttgctcttttgctcaaatatcttcaaatcaacataaagcttgttaaaacgtgaaagatcggaggaaaaacatcaaaaacgaaccatgggagagcaagaattcaccgtggccgaaaatggggagaaaactcgcctgtttcggccatggagctcttatatagggactgccagaccacctttcggccgcctaaagtgcctccaaaaatcatgcaagctcggcggccgaacatgaggttcggcggccgaacctttgaaactttcggaagcctaacttgtccccctaaaccatccaatgttcggcggccgaacttgaggttcggcggccgaacctggaaatgcctccttggtcttattcattcaaaactctatttcctttcttgcttaagaccataaaatacattaaaacattttatgaaaacatggttttacccttctagaggttttcgacatccgagattccaccggacggtaggaattccgataccggagtctagctgggtattacagctTCGTTAGGTTCTAACTTTAGCTATGTTTGGAAGAGTGTTCACTCATCTCAACAACTGTTGGTGCGGGGTACTCGTTGGAGAGTGGGAGATTGTAGAAGCATTTTTGTTAAGAATAATCCTTGGTTGCCAAGTGACTCAAATTTTGTGCCGAATTATCCTATGTTCATTGATGATGCCATGCATGTTAGTGATGTGTTTGTGCTTGGAGAGTTGCGGTGGGATTTGGAGAAGGTGTTGAATATTTTTTCCATGGATGATGTGCGATCTATTCTAGCTATTCCTTTACCACTTAATCCTAGACTGGATAAGCTTATTTGGCATTTCGAGAAGAGGGGCTTTTATACGGTCAAAACAGCATATTATTGTGCGCTTTCTATGCTTGATCGGCATCTAAGGGTGGGTACATCGGACTTGTAGAAGAAGGTGTGGGCTCTTGATGTCCCTCCAAAGGTTCAGGACTTTATATGGAGATTGTTTCGTGGTGTTTTGCCTACTCGCGACAGTTTGGCTAGGAGAGGTGTCGACGTTCCATTGGGGTGCTTGTTTTGTGATGCGAATGAGTCTATTGAccaccttttcttttcttgtccCATGGTCAGAGAGGTCTGGAGACTAGTGGGTGTTGCCTTATCCAATTCTTGGTTGTCATTTCAAGACTTATTCCTTCATATCCATGTGAGTTTTGGCAGGGAACGTGCTTTAAGATTGGCAGTTCATGCATGGAAAGTTTGGCATGCAAGGAATGAGTTAGTGTGGAATAATAAGGTGTTGACACCTCAGGCTATCCATAGTGCTGCCAATACTTTTTATACAGATTATCTTGATTGTGGTCTTGATAAGCAACGTGCACCAGGTCCGAGTCTTCTCTCTAATAATGCAGGTTCGGCTTCTAGTGCATCAGATTGGCTAGCTTATGTGGATTGTGCCACTTTCTCAACTTCGGATTTGTTTGGATTTGGTGCTGTGTTCGAAGATGCTGAAGGAGTTTTTTCAATTGCAATTTCTGGTTATACTGAGGGTCGTGGTTCTCCTACTATTGCTGAGGCATTGGCCTTGCGTCAATGTTTAATGTATGCTCGTGATGCTTTCCTGCAGGCTGGAAGTATTTTCATTGATAGTCAGGTTTTATTTTTCACCATTCGCTCTAATTCGGAGGACTTTTCTGAGTTTGGCGTCATTGTTTCGGATTGTAAAGATATTCTGCTTCTTTGtccaattattttattatgcTGGATTAGACGTAGTGCGAATAAGGCTGCTCATCTGTTAGCAAGACAGTCTATTCGTTTTGATCATTTTAAACTCTGGGTTGA
This sequence is a window from Manihot esculenta cultivar AM560-2 chromosome 4, M.esculenta_v8, whole genome shotgun sequence. Protein-coding genes within it:
- the LOC110612566 gene encoding uncharacterized protein LOC110612566 translates to MVREVWRLVGVALSNSWLSFQDLFLHIHVSFGRERALRLAVHAWKVWHARNELVWNNKVLTPQAIHSAANTFYTDYLDCGLDKQRAPGPSLLSNNAGSASSASDWLAYVDCATFSTSDLFGFGAVFEDAEGVFSIAISGYTEGRGSPTIAEALALRQCLMYARDAFLQAGSIFIDSQVLFFTIRSNSEDFSEFGVIVSDCKDILLLCPIILLCWIRRSANKAAHLLARQSIRFDHFKLWVDMPECLFEHYSSR